One Paenibacillus riograndensis SBR5 DNA segment encodes these proteins:
- the fliS gene encoding flagellar export chaperone FliS: MITSPYQKYQQTQLQTASPAQLLLMLYDGAIRFIRMGTSGIDEKNYEKANTNLCKAQAVINELIAALNHDYPVSKSLYQVYEYMIFQLIQSNLKKDKKPATEVLEYMMELREAWYEASKLVNSTAEQAQ, encoded by the coding sequence TTGATTACTTCACCCTATCAAAAATATCAACAGACTCAATTACAGACAGCATCTCCGGCGCAACTTCTGTTGATGCTTTATGATGGTGCCATTCGATTTATTCGCATGGGAACCTCCGGTATTGACGAGAAAAATTACGAAAAAGCTAATACGAATTTATGTAAAGCCCAGGCAGTAATTAATGAGCTAATAGCAGCGCTAAACCATGATTATCCCGTTTCCAAAAGTTTGTATCAAGTCTATGAATATATGATTTTTCAATTAATTCAGTCAAATCTCAAGAAAGATAAGAAACCCGCCACTGAGGTGCTTGAGTATATGATGGAATTACGTGAAGCATGGTATGAAGCCAGTAAATTAGTGAATTCAACTGCGGAACAAGCCCAATGA
- a CDS encoding tetratricopeptide repeat-containing glycosyltransferase family 2 protein: MIVKDEEALLSRCLESVKGIADEIIIVDTGSTDRTKQIAENFGAKIYDYVWSNDFAAARNESLRHAAGKWILVLDADEYLGSNDHSKWIEFLQKEKPQAQLAYTLPVINFTGEKDYQEEMTTAPVTRLFPNFKGIHFERPIHEQLTRGGKEKLLHKKISLEIYHTGYQIQRVTEKSKHERNMSIFNEMKKANKLSAYDWFTLGNQYRFGKEDEEALQCYERAAKGATAKEAWYSHCLMGLISLYFKNGRLDSSWRWTEKELYKYKDFSEYHTIKGVHFETLGFFDDAIASYLQAINTAEQRAKRNQEIWLVDPMYSFETPVQQLVDIYFRLNDNQQAIYWLSKLLNKNNRNPKVLLKLVEWLCQNEEPAAIIGFLDKIYDVRNEAECNLLFKISLVLGQAELVNYYEKYLTTLDNINILDQFRYVILTDKKEEWMSLPIPEVNNDVDWKLQIWVQMVVGALKWNSLQRLHEITRILDHDDITQLTSIVEKLFFENSSVEEGLLKHYSSSLFLVSKQLFLIKEFEKFDQFIQLCKSPGIINQLANYFYTLNLTDMAMNYYSILLSQKELDFNSLVNLGLYHANQGYYSDAVEFLNEAIDKQPKAKHLYYLLIQHAAREQKQYFIDKFNLQFPEYGGISFVHNFFNNAKKA, encoded by the coding sequence ATGATCGTGAAGGATGAAGAAGCTCTTTTGTCACGCTGCTTGGAAAGTGTGAAAGGAATTGCTGACGAGATTATTATCGTTGATACCGGATCAACTGATAGAACCAAACAGATTGCGGAAAACTTCGGTGCAAAGATCTATGATTACGTATGGTCCAATGATTTTGCTGCTGCCCGAAATGAATCGCTTCGTCATGCTGCTGGAAAGTGGATTTTAGTACTTGATGCGGATGAATATTTGGGTTCAAATGATCATTCGAAATGGATCGAATTTCTCCAAAAGGAGAAGCCGCAGGCCCAACTTGCCTATACACTGCCAGTCATTAATTTTACCGGGGAAAAAGATTATCAGGAGGAAATGACGACAGCCCCAGTAACACGTCTGTTTCCAAACTTTAAAGGAATACACTTTGAACGTCCTATTCACGAACAATTAACAAGGGGCGGTAAAGAGAAGTTATTGCATAAAAAAATTTCTCTTGAGATTTATCATACAGGGTATCAGATTCAACGCGTAACAGAAAAGAGCAAGCATGAACGGAACATGTCGATCTTTAATGAAATGAAGAAGGCTAACAAACTGAGCGCGTACGATTGGTTTACACTTGGTAACCAATATCGCTTTGGAAAGGAGGATGAGGAGGCGCTTCAATGTTATGAACGCGCAGCAAAAGGTGCAACGGCTAAAGAGGCATGGTACTCGCATTGTTTGATGGGACTTATAAGCTTGTACTTTAAGAATGGTCGCTTGGACTCCTCATGGCGCTGGACTGAAAAAGAATTATATAAATATAAGGATTTTTCAGAATATCATACCATTAAGGGAGTTCATTTTGAGACCTTGGGTTTTTTTGACGATGCAATAGCATCTTACTTACAGGCAATTAACACCGCAGAACAAAGAGCAAAAAGAAATCAAGAGATTTGGCTTGTTGATCCGATGTACAGTTTCGAGACACCGGTGCAGCAGCTCGTAGATATTTATTTTCGTTTAAATGATAATCAGCAGGCTATATATTGGTTGTCCAAGCTCTTGAATAAAAATAACAGAAATCCAAAAGTGTTATTAAAATTGGTGGAATGGCTGTGTCAGAATGAAGAACCTGCTGCAATAATAGGATTTCTAGATAAAATATATGATGTGAGAAATGAAGCAGAATGTAATCTTTTATTTAAAATATCGCTGGTATTAGGTCAGGCTGAGTTGGTTAATTATTACGAGAAATACCTGACTACGTTGGATAATATTAATATTCTGGATCAGTTTCGCTATGTAATTTTAACAGATAAAAAAGAAGAATGGATGTCCCTTCCAATTCCTGAAGTGAATAATGACGTGGATTGGAAACTTCAGATTTGGGTGCAGATGGTTGTGGGTGCTCTTAAGTGGAATTCCCTTCAAAGACTTCATGAAATCACGCGAATCTTGGATCATGATGATATCACTCAGTTGACTTCAATTGTGGAGAAGCTGTTTTTTGAAAATTCATCTGTGGAAGAAGGATTATTAAAACATTATTCCAGTTCATTGTTTTTAGTTAGCAAGCAGCTATTTCTAATCAAAGAGTTTGAGAAATTTGATCAATTTATTCAGCTTTGCAAATCACCTGGTATAATTAACCAACTGGCGAATTATTTTTACACCTTAAACTTAACCGACATGGCCATGAATTACTATAGTATATTATTGTCCCAGAAGGAGCTGGATTTTAATAGTCTAGTAAACCTTGGGTTATATCATGCGAATCAAGGCTACTACTCTGATGCCGTTGAGTTCCTTAATGAAGCGATAGATAAGCAGCCTAAAGCCAAACATTTATATTACTTATTAATACAGCATGCAGCTAGGGAACAAAAGCAATACTTTATAGATAAGTTTAACTTGCAATTCCCCGAGTATGGTGGTATTTCATTTGTTCATAACTTTTTTAATAATGCAAAAAAAGCTTAG